The Leisingera daeponensis DSM 23529 genome includes the window GGAGAAGCTGCGCGAGGGCGGCGTGATCCTGGGCCAGCGGGCGGTGATCAACTGGCGGGCCTTGGGCTACGCGGTGGAGGTCTCGCTGCGGGTGACGCTGGACAAGACAAATCCGCGCGCCTTTGATGAGTTCATTGCCGCAGCCCGTGACATCCCGGAGGTGCTGGAGATCCAGACCTTCTTGGGCCAGGTCGACGTGCGGCTTTCGGTGATCGCGCGGGATATGCCGCATTACCAGCAGATCTACCGCGCAGGCATCCTGACGCTGCCGCACATCGCCGATATCGAGGCGCTGATGCATGTGGCGCGGATCAAGTCGGACGAGGTGCTGCCGGTATGAGCGCTTTGGATGCACTCGATTTTGCCCTGCTGCGCGCCTTGTCGGAGGATGCGGCCCTTTCGGCGGGCGCGCTGGGGCGGCAACTGGGTCTCAGCCAGCCCGCAACCTGGCGGCGGATCAAGCGGCTGCAGGAGGAGGGGATCATCGCGGGCCGCAGGCTGGAACTCGACAAGGAGAAGCTTGGGTTCGGCGTCACTGTCTTTCTGGGCGTGAAGCTGGCGACCAAAGGCCGGGTCTCTCTGGAGGATTTCGAACGCGCGGTCTCAGCCATCCCTGAAGTGCAGACGGTGGAGCATGTTCTGGGAATGTATGATTACCGGCTGCGGGTGACGGCGCGGGACATTTCCGACTTTGAACGCGTGCTGCGGCGGCGGGTGATGACCCTGCCGGGCGTCGGCAATGTGGAGGCCAATGTCCTCTTGAGCGAGGAGCGGCGGCCGGGGCCGCTGGGCTGACGCCGCCCTTTTGTTGCCGGTCCGGAACCCGCGTGGCGCAAATGCGGGGGCTTCCTGTCGTGCCTGGGCTGTCTTTTTGCCAGTCCGGCGTCAATATCCCCCTTCGGGGAACGGCGGTTCCGATGTATGCCAAGTCAGGGTTTGCCAAAGCCCGCAGCACCGGCTAGCCGTTTCATGAAATATTTCAGGGAGGCCGCAATGGCATTGCTCGATACCGTCGACCCGCAGGGTCTGGATGAATTCTCGGTGGTGTTCACCGACCGCTCGCTCAATCACATGTCCAAGACCTTCCAGCAGGTGATGCTGGACATCAACGCGATGCTGAAAGAGGTCTATAACGCCGAAGCCGTGGTTCTGGTGCCCGGCGGCGGCACCTATGCGATGGAGGCGGTGGCGCGCCAGTTCGTCCGTGATGCGAAGGCGCTGGTGGTGCGCAATGGCTGGTTCTCCTACCGCTGGAGCCAGATTTTCGAGGCGGGCGGCTTTACCGCGTCCTCGACCGTGATGAAGGCGCGCCGCACCGGCAATGAGAGTGCTTCGCCGTTTGAGCCTGCGCCGATTTCAGATGTGGTGGCCGCGATCAAGGAGCAGAAGCCGGACATCGTCTTTGCCCCGCATGTGGAAACCGCCGCAGGGGTGATTCTGCCGGACGATTACGTCACCGCGATGGCGGCGGCCGCGCATGAGGTTGGCGCGCTGATGGTGCTGGACTGCATCGCATCGGGCTGCGCCTGGGTCGACATGAAGGCGACCGGCGTCGATGTGCTGATCTCCGCCCCGCAAAAGGGCTGGAGCGCCTCGCCCTCCGCCGGTCTGGTGATGCTGTCAGTCCGCGCGCTGGCACGGCTGGAGGAGACCGCGTCGGACAGCTTTGCGCTGAACCTGAAACAGTGGCGCGCCATCATGAAGGCCTATGAGGACGGCGGCCATGCCTATCACGCCACCATGCCGACCGATGCGCTGCGCGCCTTCCGCGACACCATGCTGGAAACCAAAGAATACGGCTTTGAACGTCTGCGCGAGGCGCAGTGGAAGCTGGGCAACGGCGTGCGGATGATGCTGAAGGACAAGGGCATCACCTCGGTTGCCGCCGACGGCTTTGGCGCGCCGGGTGTGGTGGTGAGCTATACCAGCGACCCGGAGGTTCAGAACGGCAAGAAGTTTTTGGCGCTAGGCACCCAGATCGCCGCAGGCGTACCGCTGCAATGCGATGAGCCCGCCGATTTCCGGACCTTCCGCCTGGGCCTGTTCGGCCTCGACAAACTCTATGATGTGGACGCCACTCTGGCGCGGCTGAAGACGGTCGTGGATCAGGTGCTGTAAACGCGCCGGCGTTTCATCTTTCGAAAAATACTCCCGCCGGAGGCAGCGGCTTTCCACCAGGAAAGCCGCTTTTTCTTTACTTCACTCCCAGCCCCATCTGCATCAGCGTCTTGCGCACTGGTGCCAGCGAATACAGCGCGTTGAGGCCGAAGGCGCGCAGGTCGCGCAACGGGCGCGGGGCCAGCATCGAGGTCCGGTTCAACAGGTCGATGCCCTTCACCCGCAGCAGGATCTCGTTGTGACGGGCCTTGTGGTAGGCCGCCAGCATCTGCGCATCGCCCAGGCCTTCGGGCCGGGCCTCGGCCAGTTCCAGCAGGCTGCGGAGATCGCCCAGGGACATGTTGAGGCCTTGCGCGCCGATCGGCGGCACCACATGGGCGGCCTCGGCCATCAGCGCCAGCCGTTCGCCGTTCAGCCGTTCCGCCGACTGGCTGATGATCGGCCAGATGGTGCGGCGCGACGCCAGTTTCAGATCGCCGAACAATCCGCAGCTGCGCTCTGTCATCGCGGCCTCGAAGGCTGCGGGGTCCAGGTTCAACAGCTCCTGCGCGCGCGGCCCGCGCTCCATCCAGACAATGGCCGAGGACGGCTGCCCCTGGTAGTCGGGCAGCGGCACCAGGGTGAAGGGGCCGCCGGAGCGGTGGATTTCGGTGGAGACATTCTCGTGCGGCACCGGGTGGGTGACGGCAAAGGCCAGCGCCTTTTGCCCGTAGCGGGTGGTCTTCACCGGTATGCCCGCCGTCTCGCGCATCGGCGAGTTGCGGCCGTCGCAGGCCACCACCAGTTTTGCGGCCGCCTGGCTGCCGTCGCTGAGGCTGACGCGCGCCTCGTTGGTGCGGGTGAACAGGCCCGTAGTGCCGGTGCCAAAGCGCAGGTCAACATTCGGCAGCTCCGCCAGCCGGGCAATCATCTCGCGCCGCAACAGCCAGTTCGGCAGGTTCCATCCGAAGGGCTGGTCGGAGATATCGGCGGCGTTGAAATCCTTGACCACCCGCGGTTCGGGCCGGGCGCCGCCCGCATCGACGATACGCATGATCTGCAACGGAGCGGCGTGCGCTTCCAGCCGCGCCCAGATGCCGCAGCGCACCAGCAGCGCTTGCGCGGGCTGCAGAAACGCGGTGGTGCGCAGATCGGATCCTTCGGCGTCGCGCTCGGTCACTGGCGGGGCGGGGTCCGCGCAGATGACGCTGAAGCCGCTGGAGGCAAAAGCGGCGGCTGCGGTCAGTCCCGCAATGCCGCCGCCGGAAATCAGGATATCGCAGGTATCGGCCATCTCGTCAGCCCTCCGTTCTGTGGCCAGAAATAGGCTCGGACGGCGGGGGAAGACAAGCCGATACCGGCAGATAGGGCGCTTAGCCGCGGGTGATGGTGATCAGCAGGGTGAACATCACCGGCACCATCGCCAGCGCCGGGAGGTACAGCCCCGGAATGCCGAACAGCAGGATCGCGCAGCCCCACAGGCTGACGAAGGTCGCGATGGCATAATAGAGGTTTTCTGCCGGGCCGTAGGCCACCTCCTTGATCATCCGTCCCAACAGCGGCACGGCAAACAGGATTCGCTGCCACAGGGTCAGTTGTGCGGGAAGGGCATATGCGCTCATCGGTCAGGCTCCTACGTTTGGGTACGCGGCGCATATAGGGACGAAAACATGCGGCAAACAGGTATATTTTGCCGCAGGTGCGAAGATTCGCCGGTATGCGATTGTGCACATGCAGAAATGGGGCATCGCCCCCCTGCACGGGCCGCCGTAAGCGCCGGAAAATCAGATCAGCCGTGCCAGGAAACCGGCCAGATCATGGGAATGATGATGGATGTGCGCGGCGTCCACGGGCTCTGGCGCCACATGCACCGTGCGCATGCCCATCTCATGCGGTGCGGCGAGATTGCGCGCGTCATCCTCGAACATTGCCGCCTGCTGCGGGGCGATGCCCGCGCGGGCAAATACCCTGTCAAAGGCGCGCCGCTCCGGTTTCGGATGGTAGTCCGCGTGCTCGACGCCAAAGACGCCGTCAAACAGCCCCGACAGCCCGCGTGCGGCCAGCACCCGCTCGGCATAGGGGGCGGAGCCGTTGGTGTAGACGATCTTCTTGCCCGGCAGGTTGCGGATGCCTGCGGCCAGGTCTGCATCCTCCTCCAGGTGGTCCATCGAGATGTCATGCACCGCCACAAGATAGGGTTCCGGATCCAGATCATGCTCGCGCATGAGGCCCGCAAGCGTGGTGCCGTGCTCGCGCCAGTAGTGGCTGCGCAGGCGGTCGGCCTCGGCCCGGTCCACCCTGAGGGCGTCCATCACATAGGCTGTCATCTTGACCTCGATCTGGTCGAACAGCCGCGCGGACGGGGGGTACAGGGTGTTGTCGAGGTCGAACACCCATTGCGAGACATGGGAAAAGGCGTGTTTGGGCATGCCGCCGGATTAGGGCGCGATGGCCGCGATTGCAATCAAAAGCGCATTTTGCCTGCGGGTTTTCAGCACATTGGCGCCATCAGGGTTGATTGCTGCCCCTTGGCCTGTAGAGATTGGCGGACCGGAAAAAAACAGGAACGACAATGAACCAGAGCCGCAGCAACCAGAAAGACGCCTATGCGCTGATCCTCGAAGCGATCGACTCAGGGGTCTACAAACCGGGCGACCGGCTGGTGGAGAGCGACCTGGCCGAGCGCTTTGGCGTTTCGCGCACTCCGATCCGAGAGGCGCTGCAGCGGCTGGAGACGCAATCGCTGCTGGAGCGTGACGGGCGGTCGCTGATCGTGGCCTCGCTGGACCACAACCAGATGGCGGAGCTTTATGTGGTGCGGCGCGAGCTGGAAGGGCTGGCGGCGCGGCTGGCGGCGCGCCATGCCACCGAGGAAGAGATCCGTGTCCTGCAGGAGATGGTCGAGGCGGATGACCAGCTTGTCGGTGATCCGGCGGCGCTGTCCAAGGCCAACCGCCGGTTTCATGAGCAGATCCATCTGGCCTCGCACAACCGGTATCTGGTGCAGCAGCTGGACCTGGTGCATCGGACCATGGCGCTGATGGCGACCACCTCGCTGGCAGCGGAAGGGCGCAGCGAGATAGCCCAGTGCGAGCATAAGGGGATCGTCGATGCGATCAGCCGCCGCGACGAGGATGCCGCGGGCCAGGCGCTGAAGGATCACATCTCCATTGCCTTCATGACCCGTTTAAAACAGGACGCCAAGGGGCGGAGCTGAACCGTCCGAGCCGGGATTTGCGGCGCGGTTTGGCACCGGGTTTGGCGTTGGGTTTGACGCCGTGGGCGGTCTTGTCCCAGAAGAAGGGGCGGGCCACCAGCTCATAAGCCGCCTTGGCAGCGGCGAGGGCGCCCATCGGGAAATACAGGACCATCACGGGCGCCCAGGCCGCCAGCCAGGGGCGGCCCATGTCCCGGGCAGCGGTGATGCAGATAAGCACGCCCAGCAGTTCGAAAAACACCAGCGCAGCCGCCGCCAGCGGCAGCAGCAGCGGCGGCGCCACGCTTTGGCTGGGATGCGGCAGGCCCAGGGCAATCAGCCAGAACGACCACAAAAGCGGCGCAAACAGGAATTGCCCCAGGGTGCCCAGAAAGAACGCCTGAAACCCCAGGAAGCGTTTCCAGCCGAGATCGCCCAGCAGCCGCAGCGGCTGGCGCATGTGCACCAGGTAGGTGAGCATGAACCCCTTCAGCCAGCGCGAGCGCTGCTTGACCCAGGGCCAGGGGCGGCAGTTGGCCTCCTCATAGGTGGTGCTGGGCAGCATTTCGGTGCGGTAGCCGGCGCGGTAGAGGCGGACGCCCAGGTCGGCGTCCTCAGTCACGTTGTGGGCGTCCCAGCCGCCCAGCTCTTCCAGCACATGGCGGCGGACAAACATGGTGGTGCCGCCCAGCGGCATCACCAGACCAAGCCGGGACATACCCTGCAGGACGATGCGGAACCAGCTGCCGTATTCGAGCGTGAAGCAGCGCGAGATCCAGTTGGTGCGCGGGTTGTAATAGTCGAGAACTCCCTGGACGCAGGCGGTCTTGCTGTCCGCACGGGCAAAGGCTTGCGCCACCTTGGCCAGCTGGTCCGCCTCCGGCGCGTCTTCGGCGTCCCAGACGCCGATGATGGCGCCGCGGCAAAAGTTCAGCGCGTAGTTCATCGCCCGCGGCTTGGTGGTCAGCCCGCCGAAGGCCGGGACCTCCACTACCCGGATCCAGGGCGGCAGTCGGGTGTTTTCCAGCGCGGCACGGGTGACGCTGTCCTGTTCCTCCAGCACCAGGATCACGTCGGTCAACGCCCGGGGATAGCTGAGCTTGCGGATGCGCGTCAGCAGGGCGCGGCTGATCTCGGCCTCCTTGTAGAGCGGGACCATGACCGAAATGACTGGCAGGTCCGGCCCCTGCTGCGGGCGCGGGGCAGGCAGCAGAGGCGGGGTGGCGGGGCGCCTGCAGCGGGCGTGGGCGGACCAATAGGCCGCCAGCCCGCAGGCCTTCAGCGCCGTGAAGAGCAGCACCGACGCAAGCGCCAGCAGGCTGAAGACGGTAAACAGCGCCGCCGGTGCAGTGCAGCACAGGTACAGGGCGGGCAGGGCGCAGGCGGCTGCCACGGCGCGGCCCCGGGCAGGCTGCAGGGTGCGGCAGCTGAGCTGCGGCACCACGCTGCTGCTGGCCTCGCGCACCAGGGCGGGGCTGAAATGGCTGGTGAGCAGGGCGGTGATCTGCGCCTCGCCCGCCAGCACCGGCGTGATGCTCCCGAAGCTGTCCTGCAACTCGTGCTGCAGCGCCTCGAACCGGTCCGGGTGAGCAATGGCAACGGTGACGGTCTTGCCCAACTGCAGCCAGGGCAGGGCGCAATGGCGCAGCCAGAATTGGGCGGGTTTGCGGGCCAGCAGCCGGGTGTTGGCAATCTGGCCGGCCAGATCGGCGCGGGGCATCCGGTACTGCCGCGCCAGCGTTTCCTGAACCTGCTCCTCGCTGGCCAGCCCTTCGGCCACCAGCACCCGTCCCAGCGCTGCCTTCTGGTGCTGGCGCAGCACCAGCGCGCGCATCATGCCGGCGCCATCCAGCGGCTGCTGCGGGCCCGGGAAAGGCTGCTCCGCAGGCTGCGGCAGCCAGACCTGCCGCAGCGGTTGTGACACATAACCCATCGCCTGCCCGCACCAGTAAACCCGTCAGGCCCTCAGGCTGGCGGCGGCGGCTTAAAAAACGGTAAACGCGGCGTTAACCATGCCGGCCGGCGGCATGGTTAACAGCTTTTTTACGCAGATTTGCGCTCGGCCATCGCTTCGGCAAAGCGTTCGAACAGGTAGTAGCTGTCCTGCGGGCCGGGGCTGGCTTCGGGGTGGTGCTGCACCGAATACACCGGGCGGCCGGATACCCGGATGCCGCAGTTGGAGCCGTCAAACAGCGACACATGGGTTTCTTCCACGCCTTCGGGCAGGGTCTGCGCGTCCACCGCAAAGCCATGGTTCATCGAGGTGATCTCGACCTTGCCGGTGGAATGCTCCTTGACCGGATGGTTGGCGCCGTGGTGGCCGTGGTTCATCTTGACGGTTTTTGCCCCCAGTGCCAGCGCCAGCATCTGGTGGCCCAGACAGATACCGAAGACCGGCAGGTCCGCTTTCAGCACGTCCTGGATCATCGGCACCGCGTATTCGCCAGTGGCGGCCGGGTCTCCCGGGCCGTTGGACAGGAACACGCCGTCGGGGTTGTGGGCCAGCACCTCTTCCGCGGTGGCGGTGGCGGGCAGCACGGTCACGTCGCAGCCGGCGCTGGCGAGGCAGCGCAGAATGTTGCGCTTGGCACCGTAGTCGATGGCGACAACCTTGTGCTGAGGGTTTTCCTGGCGGGCGTAGCCGTCAGGCCAGGCCCAGCGCATCTCGTCCCAGCGGTAGCTTTGGGCGCAGGTCACGTCTTTGGCCAAGTCCAGACCCACCAGGCCGGACCAGCCGCGCGCCTTGGCGACCAGCGCCTCGACGTCGAAGTTGCCCTCAGGGTCATGCGCCAGCGCCACATGCGGCGCGCCCTGCTGGCGGATCGCGCGGGTCAGGCGGCGGGTGTCGACGCCGCCGATGGCGATACGGCCGGTGCGGGTGAGCCAGTCCTTCAGCTCCTCGGTGGCGCGCCAGTTGGAGGCCAGCGTGGGGTCCCATTTCACCACCATGCCGGCGGCAACCGGATCGGCGGTCTCGTCATCCTCCGGGGTCACGCCGGTGTTGCCGATGTGGGGGAAGGTGAAGGTGACGATCTGACCCGCATAGGAGGGGTCGGTCATGATCTCCTGATAGCCGGTCATCGCGGTGTTGAAGCAGAGCTCGGCCACGGTTTCGCCGGTGGCGCCGAAGCCGGTGCCGTAAAAGACGGTGCCATCAGCGAGCGCCAGGCATGCGGTGGGCTTGGACGGGGCAGAAGCGGCCATTGCGCGAGTCTCCATGCGGGTTAAATTCATGGGCTTGTAAGGGGGGCGCGGCAGCGGGTCAACCCGGCAAGGGGCGGGCAGGCTGACGCGGGGTCCGGAATGGAAAATTTACTGTAAACTTGCACAGCGGCGGCAGAATGGATAACCATCGGTGTCCGGCAACCATGGGGATGCTTTTGAATATGGATACGCGCACGCGGGTCAATCAGGCCCTGAAGCAGGCGATGAAAGACAAGGCCGCCGACCGGCTGGCCACGCTGCGGCTGATCAATGCGGCCATCAAGGACCGCGAGATTGCGGCCCGCGCCGATGGCGAGGAAAGCAGCATCGGCGATGAGGAAATTCTGGCCATCCTGGGCAAGATGACCAAGCAGCGCAAGGAAAGCGCCCGCGCCTACGAGGAAGGCGGGCGGCTGGATCTGGCGGAACGGGAACTGGGCGAGATCGCCGTCATCGAGGAATTCCTGCCGCAGCAGCTAAGCGAAGAGGAAGCCGCGGATGCGGTGAAGGCCGCGGTGGCTGAAACCGGCGCCGAATCGATTCGCGACATGGGCAAGGTGATGGCCGCGCTGAAGGCGAAATACACCGGCCAGATGGATTTCGGCAAAGCCGGCCCGATGGTCAAGGACCGGCTCTGCAGCAAGGGCGGCTGCTGACCGGGCGGGCGCGCTGGCGCGCGCTGCCTCCGGCGGGAGTATTTCGGGAAAGATAAAGAGAGCTGGCCCGCATCGCGGGCCCTTTCTTTTGCGGCTCAGCGGGTGAAGGCGGATTTGAGGTCGCCGTAAAGCGCGACCCGCTCCTCCTCTGACAGGAAGGCGCCTATCTCCACCTCGCGGCCGCAGCCGTGCAGGGTGACATAATGCGGCACCGGGCCGTCGCGGTCGTGCATCTCGACCCGCGCCCAATGGCGGTTGCAGTGCCAGCTTTGCCGTCTGCCGTCCGGGTTGATCCGCTCCAGATGCGCGTCCTGCGGGCCGATGGTCAGCACCTCCAGGATCTGGTGGTCGCGGCGGCTGCGGTCCAGCGCCCATTTCATGCCGAACAGTGCAAGCATCAGAAACGGCAGCAGCCCCCATAGAAGGACAGAGCCCAGCACCGGGATCAGCGGCACGCAGATCAGCGCGGCGGTGAGGGCGAGGAACCGGGCATAGCCCTGCGGCGGCAGCGACTGATGCGGCCAGAGGTGCAGCTCGCGTTCGGCACCGGTTTGCGGTCGGGTCCAGTTGTAAGGCATCGGGCAGTGTCTACTGTGAGGTGAGCTTCTTTTCTTAATGATGTGGCGGAAAGTCCGGATTTCCAACGCCATGATACCGTGGGCGGGTGTCAGGAAAAAGGCCCCGGAGCGGATGCTCCGGGGCCTTTTCTGATGTCAGTGCTTCACGCCGCTTAGTGCGAGTGCGAGCGGTCCCAGTCTTCCTGCTTGGGCAGGATTTCAAAGGTGTGCTCCGGCGGCGGGGAGGGCAGGGTCCACTCCAGCGTGTCCGCGTATTCGTTCCAGTAGTTGTTCTGGGTGACGCGGGCGCCGCGCAGCAGCGAATAGATCACCACGCCGAAGAACAGCAGGAACGATGCAAAGGACAGGAACGCACCGTAGGAGGAGATCTTGTTCCAGTAGGCAAAGCCCTCCGGATAGTCGATGTACCGGCGCGGCATACCCTGACGGCCCAGGAAGTGCTGCGGGAAGAAGGTCAGGTTGGCGCCGATGAAGAACATCCAGAAGTGGATCTGGGCGCCCAGCTCGTTGTACTGGCGGCCGGTCATCTTGCC containing:
- a CDS encoding GatB/YqeY domain-containing protein translates to MDTRTRVNQALKQAMKDKAADRLATLRLINAAIKDREIAARADGEESSIGDEEILAILGKMTKQRKESARAYEEGGRLDLAERELGEIAVIEEFLPQQLSEEEAADAVKAAVAETGAESIRDMGKVMAALKAKYTGQMDFGKAGPMVKDRLCSKGGC
- a CDS encoding DUF2244 domain-containing protein, which codes for MPYNWTRPQTGAERELHLWPHQSLPPQGYARFLALTAALICVPLIPVLGSVLLWGLLPFLMLALFGMKWALDRSRRDHQILEVLTIGPQDAHLERINPDGRRQSWHCNRHWARVEMHDRDGPVPHYVTLHGCGREVEIGAFLSEEERVALYGDLKSAFTR
- a CDS encoding GntR family transcriptional regulator, producing MNQSRSNQKDAYALILEAIDSGVYKPGDRLVESDLAERFGVSRTPIREALQRLETQSLLERDGRSLIVASLDHNQMAELYVVRRELEGLAARLAARHATEEEIRVLQEMVEADDQLVGDPAALSKANRRFHEQIHLASHNRYLVQQLDLVHRTMALMATTSLAAEGRSEIAQCEHKGIVDAISRRDEDAAGQALKDHISIAFMTRLKQDAKGRS
- the carA gene encoding glutamine-hydrolyzing carbamoyl-phosphate synthase small subunit, which translates into the protein MAASAPSKPTACLALADGTVFYGTGFGATGETVAELCFNTAMTGYQEIMTDPSYAGQIVTFTFPHIGNTGVTPEDDETADPVAAGMVVKWDPTLASNWRATEELKDWLTRTGRIAIGGVDTRRLTRAIRQQGAPHVALAHDPEGNFDVEALVAKARGWSGLVGLDLAKDVTCAQSYRWDEMRWAWPDGYARQENPQHKVVAIDYGAKRNILRCLASAGCDVTVLPATATAEEVLAHNPDGVFLSNGPGDPAATGEYAVPMIQDVLKADLPVFGICLGHQMLALALGAKTVKMNHGHHGANHPVKEHSTGKVEITSMNHGFAVDAQTLPEGVEETHVSLFDGSNCGIRVSGRPVYSVQHHPEASPGPQDSYYLFERFAEAMAERKSA
- a CDS encoding Lrp/AsnC family transcriptional regulator; protein product: MSALDALDFALLRALSEDAALSAGALGRQLGLSQPATWRRIKRLQEEGIIAGRRLELDKEKLGFGVTVFLGVKLATKGRVSLEDFERAVSAIPEVQTVEHVLGMYDYRLRVTARDISDFERVLRRRVMTLPGVGNVEANVLLSEERRPGPLG
- a CDS encoding Lrp/AsnC family transcriptional regulator encodes the protein MLDDLDRRILRYMQSEPEQSIPDLADRLGMTASRLSRRLEKLREGGVILGQRAVINWRALGYAVEVSLRVTLDKTNPRAFDEFIAAARDIPEVLEIQTFLGQVDVRLSVIARDMPHYQQIYRAGILTLPHIADIEALMHVARIKSDEVLPV
- a CDS encoding aminotransferase class V-fold PLP-dependent enzyme — encoded protein: MALLDTVDPQGLDEFSVVFTDRSLNHMSKTFQQVMLDINAMLKEVYNAEAVVLVPGGGTYAMEAVARQFVRDAKALVVRNGWFSYRWSQIFEAGGFTASSTVMKARRTGNESASPFEPAPISDVVAAIKEQKPDIVFAPHVETAAGVILPDDYVTAMAAAAHEVGALMVLDCIASGCAWVDMKATGVDVLISAPQKGWSASPSAGLVMLSVRALARLEETASDSFALNLKQWRAIMKAYEDGGHAYHATMPTDALRAFRDTMLETKEYGFERLREAQWKLGNGVRMMLKDKGITSVAADGFGAPGVVVSYTSDPEVQNGKKFLALGTQIAAGVPLQCDEPADFRTFRLGLFGLDKLYDVDATLARLKTVVDQVL
- a CDS encoding UbiH/UbiF family hydroxylase; amino-acid sequence: MADTCDILISGGGIAGLTAAAAFASSGFSVICADPAPPVTERDAEGSDLRTTAFLQPAQALLVRCGIWARLEAHAAPLQIMRIVDAGGARPEPRVVKDFNAADISDQPFGWNLPNWLLRREMIARLAELPNVDLRFGTGTTGLFTRTNEARVSLSDGSQAAAKLVVACDGRNSPMRETAGIPVKTTRYGQKALAFAVTHPVPHENVSTEIHRSGGPFTLVPLPDYQGQPSSAIVWMERGPRAQELLNLDPAAFEAAMTERSCGLFGDLKLASRRTIWPIISQSAERLNGERLALMAEAAHVVPPIGAQGLNMSLGDLRSLLELAEARPEGLGDAQMLAAYHKARHNEILLRVKGIDLLNRTSMLAPRPLRDLRAFGLNALYSLAPVRKTLMQMGLGVK
- a CDS encoding glycosyltransferase, with protein sequence MGYVSQPLRQVWLPQPAEQPFPGPQQPLDGAGMMRALVLRQHQKAALGRVLVAEGLASEEQVQETLARQYRMPRADLAGQIANTRLLARKPAQFWLRHCALPWLQLGKTVTVAIAHPDRFEALQHELQDSFGSITPVLAGEAQITALLTSHFSPALVREASSSVVPQLSCRTLQPARGRAVAAACALPALYLCCTAPAALFTVFSLLALASVLLFTALKACGLAAYWSAHARCRRPATPPLLPAPRPQQGPDLPVISVMVPLYKEAEISRALLTRIRKLSYPRALTDVILVLEEQDSVTRAALENTRLPPWIRVVEVPAFGGLTTKPRAMNYALNFCRGAIIGVWDAEDAPEADQLAKVAQAFARADSKTACVQGVLDYYNPRTNWISRCFTLEYGSWFRIVLQGMSRLGLVMPLGGTTMFVRRHVLEELGGWDAHNVTEDADLGVRLYRAGYRTEMLPSTTYEEANCRPWPWVKQRSRWLKGFMLTYLVHMRQPLRLLGDLGWKRFLGFQAFFLGTLGQFLFAPLLWSFWLIALGLPHPSQSVAPPLLLPLAAAALVFFELLGVLICITAARDMGRPWLAAWAPVMVLYFPMGALAAAKAAYELVARPFFWDKTAHGVKPNAKPGAKPRRKSRLGRFSSAPWRPVLNGS
- a CDS encoding pyrimidine 5'-nucleotidase, whose amino-acid sequence is MPKHAFSHVSQWVFDLDNTLYPPSARLFDQIEVKMTAYVMDALRVDRAEADRLRSHYWREHGTTLAGLMREHDLDPEPYLVAVHDISMDHLEEDADLAAGIRNLPGKKIVYTNGSAPYAERVLAARGLSGLFDGVFGVEHADYHPKPERRAFDRVFARAGIAPQQAAMFEDDARNLAAPHEMGMRTVHVAPEPVDAAHIHHHSHDLAGFLARLI